A stretch of Spirosoma oryzicola DNA encodes these proteins:
- a CDS encoding nucleoside deaminase encodes MFSDDYFMDIALSLAEEAAEAGEIPVGALVVAQNRIIAKGRNQTEQFNDVTAHAEMLAITAATQYLGGKYLTDCTLYVTLEPCVMCAGALFWAQIGRVVIGAPDTKRGYSRIQPSLLHPKTRVETGVLADDSQQLLTKFFRRLRT; translated from the coding sequence ATGTTCTCGGATGACTACTTTATGGATATTGCGCTAAGTCTGGCGGAAGAGGCAGCCGAAGCGGGCGAGATCCCCGTTGGCGCTTTAGTTGTCGCTCAAAATCGTATTATAGCGAAGGGTCGAAACCAGACGGAGCAATTCAACGACGTAACCGCTCATGCCGAGATGCTCGCCATCACGGCAGCGACGCAATACCTCGGCGGCAAGTACTTAACCGACTGTACACTTTACGTCACGCTGGAGCCCTGTGTGATGTGCGCCGGGGCCTTGTTTTGGGCGCAGATCGGGCGTGTTGTGATCGGCGCACCCGACACAAAACGTGGGTACAGCCGCATTCAGCCCTCGCTGTTACATCCCAAAACGCGCGTCGAAACAGGTGTGTTAGCCGATGACAGTCAGCAGTTATTGACTAAGTTTTTTCGACGCTTAAGAACATAA
- a CDS encoding superoxide dismutase, giving the protein MAFVLDPLPYPSDSLEPNIDKQTMEIHHDKHHNAYVTNLNNAIAGTELENKSIEELLQTVSQAPVAVRNNGGGHYNHTLFWNTISGNGGGQPTGELADAINEKFGSYDAFKEEFTKAATTRFGSGWAWLIVTPEGQLAVTSTPNQDNPLMDVADAKGFPIIGLDVWEHAYYLKYQNRRPEYIGAYFNVIDWNAANKRYQQGKQA; this is encoded by the coding sequence ATGGCTTTTGTATTAGACCCACTACCCTACCCCAGCGACTCGCTCGAGCCTAACATTGACAAGCAAACCATGGAAATTCACCATGACAAGCACCACAATGCTTATGTTACGAACTTAAATAATGCAATCGCTGGAACAGAGCTGGAAAACAAGTCAATTGAAGAATTGCTTCAAACGGTGAGCCAGGCTCCGGTTGCAGTACGCAATAACGGGGGCGGCCATTATAACCATACCTTGTTCTGGAATACGATTTCTGGTAACGGTGGCGGCCAGCCAACGGGTGAGCTAGCCGACGCGATCAACGAAAAATTCGGTTCTTACGACGCTTTTAAAGAAGAGTTCACGAAAGCTGCGACGACCCGCTTTGGTTCAGGATGGGCGTGGTTGATCGTTACTCCAGAAGGTCAGTTAGCCGTTACTTCAACCCCAAATCAGGATAATCCACTCATGGACGTTGCGGACGCAAAAGGATTTCCAATCATTGGTTTGGACGTTTGGGAACATGCGTACTACCTAAAGTACCAGAACCGTCGTCCCGAATACATTGGCGCTTATTTTAACGTAATTGACTGGAACGCTGCGAATAAGCGTTATCAGCAAGGTAAGCAAGCCTAA
- a CDS encoding carotenoid biosynthesis protein — MAYLAGIVGLQLPPLVDYFRPLSPVTLISSLVVLLLYHTDWRPSFYIYLALTLLASYFIEVIGVHTESIFGHYAYGWGLGAQVWSVPPVIAVNWLILSYCIGSVCNELPAPAWLKVVLAATVMVVLDLFIEPVAIQLDFWTWFGQPVPLQNYLGWWLVSILLFTVWYALPFRKDNRLAKWLLALQFTFFIGQFLFILL; from the coding sequence ATGGCTTACCTTGCGGGTATCGTTGGTTTACAACTCCCCCCGTTGGTAGACTATTTCCGCCCGTTAAGCCCCGTTACGCTTATTTCATCCCTGGTCGTTTTACTGTTATATCACACCGACTGGCGTCCTTCCTTTTACATCTATCTTGCCCTCACCCTACTGGCGAGCTATTTTATTGAAGTAATCGGTGTTCATACAGAGTCGATTTTTGGTCACTATGCCTACGGCTGGGGACTAGGCGCTCAGGTATGGTCAGTTCCTCCGGTTATTGCTGTCAACTGGCTTATCTTGTCGTATTGTATTGGTTCTGTATGCAATGAGTTACCTGCCCCTGCCTGGCTAAAAGTTGTACTGGCCGCAACAGTGATGGTCGTGTTAGACTTATTTATCGAACCCGTAGCGATTCAGCTGGATTTTTGGACGTGGTTCGGGCAGCCAGTTCCTTTGCAGAATTATCTTGGTTGGTGGCTTGTTTCTATTCTACTGTTTACCGTTTGGTATGCCCTACCCTTCCGAAAAGACAATCGCTTGGCGAAGTGGTTATTGGCATTACAATTCACGTTTTTTATCGGCCAATTTTTGTTCATACTTTTGTAG